The Microbacterium foliorum genome has a window encoding:
- a CDS encoding Pr6Pr family membrane protein yields MTTWWPYARLAAAVLSLAAIIAQLSRSIQNALDATTEWGQHLPTVAANFLSFFTILSNLLAAIVLIIAAVWALRHRRDDRPEPNGLAVALVCASTYMIVTGIVYNTLLRGVELPQGVTVPWSNEVLHVVFPLFLLLDVLFAPRRRALSWSTIFIAAIFPILWAIYTMIRANFITSPATGNTWWYPYPFLDPRLVGGYLGVAGYIIGIAVAIIGVAALVVLVGRRRGARVAAGDA; encoded by the coding sequence ATGACGACCTGGTGGCCCTACGCACGACTCGCTGCAGCAGTGCTCTCACTCGCCGCGATCATCGCCCAGCTGTCCCGCAGCATCCAGAACGCCCTCGACGCCACGACCGAGTGGGGGCAGCATCTGCCCACGGTCGCCGCGAACTTCCTCAGCTTCTTCACGATCCTGTCGAACCTGCTCGCAGCAATCGTCCTGATCATCGCGGCGGTCTGGGCACTGCGCCACCGCCGTGACGACCGGCCGGAGCCGAACGGGCTCGCCGTCGCCCTCGTCTGCGCGAGCACCTACATGATCGTGACCGGCATCGTCTACAACACCCTGCTCCGCGGCGTCGAACTGCCCCAGGGCGTCACGGTCCCCTGGTCGAACGAGGTGCTGCACGTCGTGTTCCCTCTGTTCCTGCTGCTCGACGTGCTCTTCGCGCCTCGGCGACGCGCCCTCTCCTGGAGCACGATCTTCATCGCCGCGATCTTCCCGATCCTCTGGGCGATCTACACGATGATCCGCGCGAACTTCATCACCTCGCCCGCCACGGGGAACACCTGGTGGTACCCGTATCCGTTCCTCGACCCGCGCCTCGTCGGCGGCTACCTCGGCGTCGCCGGCTACATCATCGGCATCGCGGTCGCGATCATCGGTGTGGCCGCCCTGGTCGTCCTGGTCGGTCGCCGGCGCGGTGCACGGGTGGCGGCCGGAGACGCCTGA